Proteins from a genomic interval of Paenibacillus sp. FSL R5-0623:
- a CDS encoding ROK family protein: MRIGAIEAGGTKFVCGVGNEHGQIEDRISFPTEHPETTLAKVIDYFRDKDVEAIGIGSFGPIDLQPDSPTYGYITTTPKPGWGNCNVIGTLKHEFPVPFGWDTDVNAAALGEVTWGAAQGLDNCVYYTIGTGVGVGLVAGGQRVHGLLHPEGGHIRTRRHPDDHFAGLCPYHGDCLEGMAAGPAIEARWQIPGSELPADHPAWEIESFYIAESITTAILLHSPQKIILGGGVMQQDHLFPMIREQVVRNLNGYVNAAPITQHIDQYIVQPGLGQHAGLCGALALGLEALQHAAQASHIS; this comes from the coding sequence ATGCGTATTGGAGCTATAGAAGCGGGCGGAACAAAGTTTGTATGTGGTGTAGGGAATGAGCATGGACAGATTGAAGATCGGATTAGCTTTCCAACAGAACATCCGGAGACCACTCTTGCCAAGGTGATCGACTATTTCAGGGATAAAGATGTGGAAGCCATAGGGATCGGCTCCTTTGGTCCGATTGATCTGCAACCGGATAGTCCCACCTATGGTTATATTACGACCACACCTAAGCCTGGGTGGGGAAACTGTAATGTGATTGGAACCTTGAAGCATGAATTTCCGGTTCCTTTTGGATGGGATACGGATGTGAATGCTGCCGCGCTCGGTGAGGTGACGTGGGGAGCGGCGCAAGGACTGGACAACTGTGTATATTACACGATTGGTACAGGCGTTGGTGTCGGACTTGTGGCAGGGGGCCAACGAGTCCATGGATTGTTACATCCCGAGGGTGGACATATTCGCACAAGACGCCATCCAGACGATCACTTTGCCGGATTATGCCCATATCATGGCGATTGCCTGGAGGGAATGGCAGCAGGTCCAGCCATTGAAGCTCGCTGGCAGATCCCTGGCAGTGAACTGCCGGCAGATCATCCGGCGTGGGAGATCGAATCCTTTTACATTGCGGAGTCGATTACAACGGCCATCTTGCTTCATTCGCCGCAGAAGATCATCCTGGGCGGTGGTGTGATGCAGCAAGATCATCTGTTTCCTATGATCCGGGAGCAGGTAGTGCGGAATCTTAATGGTTATGTAAATGCTGCCCCAATCACGCAACATATCGACCAATATATTGTGCAGCCCGGATTGGGCCAGCATGCAGGCCTATGTGGTGCGTTAGCATTGGGTTTGGAAGCATTACAACATGCAGCACAAGCTTCACATATTTCATAG
- a CDS encoding S-layer homology domain-containing protein yields the protein MFINKGKKMLAILTLIPLATGMVMGAFPAAITYADVGDISPVNSSATGSWQTGDLHVHTFESDDAQVSLENVLDAGLTKYGLDWIALTDHLRLSKRDHNGVDIPSGSIPMSQGMNEYQVPQIKALQDAGKYAGKTIFSGFEWDMPTHEHVGVGILTDEPNSTEALNAAKEFEYRFTNRAANLFNADDVAKWDQNGGRAYTTHQDALTAINWLATNYPMTSYAMINHPSRGKNKYTIADFRDFNDLAPQVVFGIEGMLGNQMEPDRGGYNTSYNVANPTADDGYKYRTYGGVDYMVAKVGGLWDALLGEGRHFWNYGNSDYHFKTIGTNSSGYFPGEYAKTYSWVEGTGMQAVLDGLRSGKSFSVFGDLINALDFTASGAGAQVEMGGDLHVTQGDEVELKIRFKSPTTSNNYENPINSGTSAGQVPVVDHVDLIAGDVTAKAQKGTAAYTKDTNDSTKVLATFTSNDWTTDAEGYNVITYKIKATDQDKYFRLRGTNLGMNVTGETVDGEPQLDPKNTTADATTRFNQINDSNYRDLWFYSNPIFMSATPYSDAQAVTDTIQAIDLGDLSAVTSDLTLPVEGKHGATISWSSSNPERMNNEGKLLTQPDNNERLELTATVQRGTESQPKTFTVIVEGKNNQALVLKSNMTTADGQPYHTDTWTNQSVTVSVTSAVYAPATSAIIELSRDGGQTYELYTENTPLEVTEPGERNLLFRATDDLEQTYTLPLVIKIDREIPVITLQGSSQMTLNVGDTYNEPGAQASDNVGIRGSVQVDGTVNTQAAGIYTLRYNVKDIAGNAAQEVIRTVTVQARSGNGGGGSGGGTGSNSGGNSGGNTPSVPTTPTVPTTPTNPETGADSSTEVKVEVEANQPVQTGLKDIVQFNAPAGAIGSKDTLQVSVVAKDKLQNTASLNVLGQAVQISRSGGRTLNDQAALSLKVDSADLPNGTQPAIYYYNEARQSWVFIGGKTDTAGSITANVNHLGTFVVSSYAPLNLSDLSGHWAADYADRLLGMNVIQGYANGTFQPSKKITRAEFVTLLSKALALKSVESDTTFADQGNLPNWAKSDIAAAVQAGIVKGYGDNTFKPDRTITRAEMAVMVANALKASSEAKAGMSGNTSVKPSFNDASQTPSWAQEALDAAVQAKIVSGYTDHTVRAGSETTRAEAVTMIYKLLLALHV from the coding sequence TTGTTCATTAATAAAGGCAAGAAAATGCTCGCTATACTTACACTTATACCCTTGGCTACAGGGATGGTCATGGGAGCTTTCCCTGCTGCGATAACGTATGCAGATGTGGGAGATATCTCGCCAGTCAACAGCTCGGCAACAGGTTCTTGGCAAACGGGAGATTTGCATGTACATACGTTTGAGTCTGATGATGCACAGGTTTCACTGGAGAACGTGCTCGATGCGGGTTTAACAAAATATGGGCTGGACTGGATCGCGCTTACGGATCATTTGCGGTTATCCAAGCGAGATCACAACGGCGTAGACATTCCAAGTGGGTCAATACCCATGTCCCAAGGAATGAATGAATATCAGGTACCACAGATCAAGGCACTTCAGGATGCAGGCAAATATGCAGGTAAAACGATCTTCTCCGGTTTCGAATGGGACATGCCGACACATGAACACGTTGGGGTGGGGATTCTTACGGATGAGCCGAACTCAACCGAAGCGCTGAATGCTGCCAAGGAATTCGAATACCGTTTCACGAATCGTGCAGCGAACTTGTTTAATGCGGATGACGTAGCCAAATGGGATCAGAACGGAGGGCGTGCCTACACCACTCATCAGGATGCCTTAACCGCCATCAATTGGCTCGCTACGAACTATCCAATGACAAGTTATGCGATGATCAACCATCCTTCACGCGGCAAAAACAAATATACCATCGCGGACTTCCGTGATTTCAACGATCTGGCTCCACAAGTGGTATTTGGTATCGAAGGCATGTTGGGTAACCAGATGGAACCGGATCGTGGAGGGTACAACACAAGCTACAATGTGGCTAATCCGACCGCAGATGATGGATACAAATACCGTACATACGGCGGTGTAGACTATATGGTCGCCAAGGTTGGCGGACTATGGGATGCATTGCTGGGAGAAGGACGTCACTTCTGGAACTATGGCAATTCGGATTATCACTTCAAGACGATTGGCACGAATTCCAGTGGCTATTTTCCGGGCGAATATGCCAAGACTTATTCCTGGGTTGAGGGTACAGGCATGCAGGCTGTTCTGGATGGACTGCGTTCGGGGAAATCATTTTCCGTATTCGGCGACCTGATCAACGCACTGGACTTTACAGCTTCCGGAGCGGGTGCTCAGGTTGAGATGGGCGGAGACCTTCATGTGACTCAAGGCGATGAAGTAGAGCTGAAGATTCGCTTCAAGAGTCCAACGACGAGCAATAACTATGAAAATCCAATCAACAGCGGCACGTCCGCTGGACAAGTACCTGTAGTGGATCACGTTGATCTCATCGCTGGGGATGTGACAGCCAAGGCCCAGAAGGGTACAGCCGCATATACCAAAGACACCAACGACTCCACCAAAGTACTGGCTACCTTCACATCCAACGATTGGACGACAGATGCCGAGGGCTATAATGTCATCACGTACAAGATCAAAGCTACAGACCAGGACAAGTATTTCCGCCTGCGTGGTACGAATCTGGGCATGAACGTGACCGGTGAGACTGTCGATGGTGAACCGCAGCTTGATCCGAAAAATACGACAGCCGATGCAACGACCCGTTTTAATCAAATTAATGATAGCAACTACCGCGACCTGTGGTTCTACTCCAACCCAATTTTCATGAGTGCCACACCTTATAGTGATGCACAGGCGGTAACCGATACAATTCAAGCAATCGATCTGGGTGATCTGAGCGCGGTCACTTCCGACCTTACCCTTCCTGTTGAAGGAAAGCATGGTGCAACCATTAGTTGGTCCAGCTCCAACCCGGAACGAATGAATAACGAAGGCAAGCTGCTAACGCAACCGGACAATAATGAGCGACTGGAACTGACGGCAACCGTGCAACGTGGCACGGAGTCACAACCCAAAACGTTCACTGTCATTGTGGAAGGCAAGAATAATCAGGCGCTGGTGTTAAAAAGCAACATGACAACCGCTGACGGCCAGCCGTATCACACGGATACATGGACGAACCAGTCTGTAACGGTTAGTGTAACCAGCGCAGTATACGCGCCTGCTACTTCCGCAATTATCGAGTTGTCCCGTGATGGAGGGCAGACGTATGAACTTTATACAGAGAATACACCTTTGGAGGTAACGGAGCCGGGAGAGCGCAACCTTTTATTCCGAGCAACAGATGATCTGGAACAAACGTATACTTTACCTCTGGTCATTAAAATAGACCGTGAGATTCCCGTCATCACCCTGCAAGGTAGTAGCCAGATGACGCTGAACGTAGGAGATACATACAACGAGCCTGGAGCACAGGCTTCCGATAATGTCGGCATCCGTGGTTCCGTGCAGGTGGATGGCACGGTGAACACACAAGCGGCAGGAATCTACACCCTTAGGTATAACGTGAAGGATATCGCTGGTAATGCGGCACAGGAAGTTATCCGTACTGTGACTGTACAAGCCCGCTCAGGCAATGGTGGCGGGGGTTCAGGTGGAGGTACTGGAAGCAACTCTGGTGGGAATTCTGGAGGAAACACACCAAGTGTGCCAACAACGCCTACCGTTCCAACTACACCAACCAATCCGGAAACGGGGGCAGATTCATCCACTGAAGTGAAGGTTGAGGTGGAAGCGAATCAGCCGGTCCAAACGGGTCTGAAAGACATCGTACAATTCAACGCTCCAGCGGGAGCCATTGGTTCCAAGGATACGTTGCAAGTGTCTGTGGTTGCCAAGGATAAGTTGCAGAATACTGCTTCCCTGAATGTACTTGGACAAGCTGTACAGATTAGTCGCAGTGGCGGAAGAACGTTGAATGATCAGGCGGCATTGAGCTTGAAAGTGGATTCGGCAGATCTGCCGAATGGCACTCAACCTGCAATCTACTATTATAATGAAGCTCGTCAGAGCTGGGTATTCATCGGTGGCAAGACGGATACAGCTGGAAGCATAACGGCCAATGTGAATCATCTGGGCACATTCGTTGTGTCAAGCTATGCACCCTTGAATCTGTCTGACCTGAGTGGACACTGGGCTGCCGACTACGCAGATCGTTTGCTGGGCATGAACGTGATTCAAGGGTACGCAAATGGAACATTCCAACCATCGAAGAAGATTACCCGGGCAGAGTTTGTTACGTTGCTCAGTAAGGCGCTGGCATTAAAGTCCGTGGAGTCGGATACAACGTTTGCGGATCAAGGTAATCTGCCCAACTGGGCGAAAAGCGACATAGCCGCAGCCGTGCAAGCTGGAATCGTGAAAGGTTACGGCGATAACACATTCAAGCCCGATCGAACCATTACCCGTGCCGAGATGGCAGTCATGGTGGCGAATGCGCTAAAAGCAAGTTCGGAGGCAAAAGCCGGAATGTCTGGCAATACATCCGTTAAACCAAGTTTTAATGATGCATCGCAGACGCCGTCTTGGGCACAAGAAGCACTGGATGCAGCGGTGCAGGCGAAGATTGTTAGCGGATATACGGACCATACGGTTCGTGCAGGCAGTGAAACGACTCGAGCGGAAGCTGTGACGATGATCTACAAACTGCTTTTGGCGCTTCACGTGTAA
- a CDS encoding alpha/beta hydrolase: protein MNKMKKTGLWLGVTTLTLSLAVLYFPTWTPKIKATNPIHVLEQVKINGTGHEIMIRGQDLDNPVILYLHGGPGASELPYAKKVQDLLESQFTIVNYDQRASGKSYHFFEDYSNLSADVLVEDALAVTDYITQRLGKKKVILMGHSFGTYIGTLAAHRAPDKYEAYIGIGQMADTQQSEMDGWNYVMEQAQLADNHEDINQLEQIYEPIQQGQAFTPRDIVKRYGGTSRLMDSPDTSFLGMTFSQEYNMLDAIRFNKGINYSQEILISEALSRPLPSLITKLNLPFYFFMGDYDLMTSSHAAKMFFDQIEGNQKEFIAYKNSAHYPHYEEKQRFFDWMVDTFIKQRP, encoded by the coding sequence ATGAACAAAATGAAGAAAACAGGTTTGTGGCTTGGTGTTACGACTCTAACCCTATCACTCGCAGTTCTTTACTTTCCAACATGGACACCAAAAATAAAAGCAACAAACCCTATTCATGTATTGGAACAAGTTAAAATCAATGGTACCGGACATGAAATCATGATCAGAGGACAGGATCTGGACAACCCCGTTATCCTGTATTTACACGGTGGACCGGGGGCATCTGAACTTCCGTACGCAAAAAAGGTCCAAGATTTGTTAGAATCTCAGTTTACGATTGTGAACTATGATCAGAGAGCAAGCGGCAAATCCTATCATTTTTTCGAGGACTATTCCAATCTCTCAGCTGATGTGCTAGTTGAAGATGCACTGGCTGTCACGGATTATATTACTCAACGTCTGGGGAAGAAAAAGGTAATCCTGATGGGCCATTCGTTCGGAACATACATAGGAACTCTTGCTGCGCATCGAGCACCTGATAAATATGAAGCCTACATTGGGATCGGTCAGATGGCAGATACACAACAGAGCGAGATGGACGGATGGAATTACGTTATGGAGCAAGCTCAACTGGCTGATAATCATGAAGACATAAACCAGTTGGAGCAGATCTATGAACCGATCCAACAAGGACAGGCATTCACGCCGCGAGATATCGTTAAACGTTATGGAGGCACATCAAGGTTGATGGACAGCCCTGACACCAGCTTTCTGGGAATGACGTTCAGCCAAGAATATAATATGCTGGATGCCATTCGTTTTAATAAAGGGATCAATTATTCGCAAGAAATACTGATAAGTGAAGCCCTAAGCCGTCCTTTGCCATCCTTGATCACGAAGCTGAACCTGCCCTTTTATTTTTTCATGGGAGATTACGACTTAATGACTTCATCCCATGCCGCCAAGATGTTTTTTGACCAGATTGAAGGAAATCAAAAGGAATTCATTGCCTATAAAAACTCGGCTCATTACCCACATTATGAAGAGAAACAAAGATTCTTTGATTGGATGGTAGATACCTTTATCAAGCAAAGACCTTAA
- a CDS encoding sugar phosphate isomerase/epimerase, which produces MIRGLTNAGLGNIESDEQYIIDAAKHGFGSVDLNPLSLIETYGKERAKHLLESNQVIIGSSGLTVEWRTTDEQFREGLQSLVAMAEASASLECYSCCTYILPSTDQPAAQFMAAATKRLRLCADILDAYGIRLGLEFVGCHHLRTQWKNPFIWGVEDTLDWIETIHAPNVGLLVDSYHWHTNGLPMEDLLKLKKEQIVHVHINDAYDLPIEELKDGERLYPGEGVIDLNGFLKNLKAIGYNGVVAQEVLAPASNLSSSELFAKTKAGFDKVFAVI; this is translated from the coding sequence ATGATTAGAGGGTTAACGAATGCGGGACTGGGCAACATCGAGTCTGATGAACAATATATCATCGATGCGGCCAAGCACGGATTCGGATCTGTAGATTTGAATCCGCTCTCATTGATTGAAACGTATGGCAAAGAACGGGCGAAACATCTGCTGGAAAGCAATCAGGTGATCATTGGTTCATCGGGTCTGACGGTGGAGTGGAGGACGACAGATGAACAATTCCGTGAGGGGTTGCAATCGTTGGTCGCTATGGCAGAAGCTTCTGCTTCGCTGGAGTGTTACAGCTGTTGCACGTATATTTTACCCTCAACGGATCAACCGGCAGCGCAATTTATGGCCGCGGCTACGAAACGTTTGAGACTCTGCGCAGATATCTTGGACGCTTACGGCATTCGATTAGGGCTGGAGTTTGTTGGCTGCCATCATTTGCGGACGCAATGGAAGAATCCGTTTATCTGGGGTGTGGAAGATACGCTGGACTGGATCGAGACGATCCATGCGCCTAACGTAGGTTTGCTCGTAGATTCCTATCACTGGCATACGAATGGTTTACCGATGGAAGATCTGTTGAAGTTGAAGAAAGAGCAGATTGTTCATGTGCATATCAATGACGCTTACGATTTGCCGATCGAGGAATTGAAGGATGGCGAACGCTTGTATCCTGGGGAAGGTGTAATTGACCTGAATGGTTTTTTAAAGAATCTGAAGGCCATTGGCTACAACGGTGTGGTGGCTCAGGAGGTGCTGGCACCGGCATCGAATTTAAGTTCAAGTGAACTGTTCGCTAAGACGAAAGCAGGTTTTGACAAGGTATTTGCGGTAATCTAA
- a CDS encoding YdeI family protein, whose protein sequence is MTDTSGNRKVDGYLKKLKTWKEESAKLREIIRDFDLTEDMKWMHPCYMLDGKNIVLIHGFKEYVAILFFKGALLKDTHGILVQQTENVQAERQLRFTSLEQIVEQEAMIKAYIQQAIEVEQAGLQVEMKKTAEYSVPEELQQQFDENPAFRDAFEALTPGRQRAYLYYFSQPKQSKTKVSRIEKYMQPILEGKGLND, encoded by the coding sequence ATGACGGATACAAGTGGGAATCGCAAAGTTGACGGCTATCTAAAGAAACTCAAAACGTGGAAGGAAGAGTCCGCGAAGCTGAGAGAGATTATTCGAGATTTTGACCTGACAGAGGATATGAAATGGATGCATCCTTGTTATATGCTTGATGGAAAAAACATCGTTCTCATCCATGGATTCAAAGAGTACGTCGCCATTCTGTTCTTCAAAGGTGCTCTGCTGAAGGATACACACGGCATTTTGGTTCAGCAAACGGAGAATGTACAGGCAGAGCGCCAGCTTCGCTTCACCAGTCTGGAGCAGATTGTGGAGCAGGAGGCTATGATCAAAGCCTATATTCAGCAAGCGATTGAAGTGGAACAGGCCGGACTGCAAGTGGAGATGAAAAAGACTGCCGAATATAGCGTTCCTGAGGAACTTCAGCAGCAGTTCGATGAAAATCCTGCTTTCCGAGATGCATTTGAAGCACTCACACCCGGACGGCAGCGGGCCTATCTCTATTATTTCTCACAACCGAAGCAATCCAAAACAAAAGTGTCACGAATTGAGAAGTACATGCAGCCGATCCTGGAGGGCAAAGGATTGAATGATTAA
- a CDS encoding SDR family NAD(P)-dependent oxidoreductase, with the protein MPSAKIEFFYGDLSLLSDVKRVGLEIAAAYPRKDVLLNNAGLHAFEQRVTSEGYAEMIAVNYLAPWLLTHTLQSSLIQSGHARVVNVASEASRNHGTLVLPDDLTDITSFTARGSSPIYGKTKLLNIMFTGELARQWRGTGIRVNALNPGFNVTGLGRELWFASVLERLLTFLHIGDPHRGADIITRLAVESKYGEVSGGYFNVGTGASIVPIHPGGDEAMQNTMDRYETTNERSRRAGLIEQKQGCSISQKHS; encoded by the coding sequence ATGCCTTCTGCCAAAATCGAATTTTTCTATGGAGACTTGTCCTTACTGAGTGATGTAAAACGTGTTGGGCTGGAGATTGCAGCTGCTTATCCGCGTAAAGACGTACTTTTGAATAATGCCGGACTTCATGCTTTTGAACAGCGAGTCACGTCCGAAGGATATGCCGAGATGATTGCCGTCAACTATTTGGCGCCTTGGCTGTTAACGCACACATTGCAATCTTCCCTGATTCAATCCGGCCATGCCCGTGTCGTCAATGTTGCTTCTGAAGCTTCGCGGAATCACGGCACTCTGGTGTTGCCAGATGACTTAACGGATATCACTTCTTTTACTGCACGTGGTTCCTCTCCAATCTATGGAAAAACCAAACTGCTCAATATTATGTTTACTGGTGAACTAGCCAGACAATGGCGTGGAACCGGAATTCGCGTAAATGCCTTGAACCCTGGCTTTAATGTTACGGGTCTTGGACGAGAGCTATGGTTTGCAAGTGTGCTTGAACGCTTGTTAACCTTTTTGCACATCGGCGACCCGCACCGGGGTGCGGATATCATTACTCGGTTGGCTGTGGAATCGAAATATGGCGAGGTATCAGGAGGATATTTTAATGTGGGAACTGGAGCATCTATTGTTCCTATACATCCTGGCGGAGATGAGGCCATGCAAAACACTATGGATCGTTACGAAACAACTAATGAAAGATCACGGCGTGCTGGATTAATTGAACAAAAACAGGGGTGTTCCATAAGCCAGAAACATAGCTAG
- a CDS encoding GNAT family N-acetyltransferase: protein MNQITMRQAVQADQEQLADLRALVLYDDLTRLGRYDDVKVRERFRNTFDPAQTQIIELEGSMVGCVALKPKSEAYLLEHFYIHPDYQGQRIGTQVLNMLLEQDEVQGKRVMLNVLQGSPARRLYERFGFILDSEDEVDVFMSVQLSE from the coding sequence ATGAACCAAATAACAATGCGTCAAGCTGTACAGGCAGACCAAGAGCAACTCGCTGATTTGCGAGCCTTGGTATTATACGATGATCTAACCAGACTGGGAAGGTACGATGATGTGAAGGTACGTGAACGTTTCCGGAATACATTCGACCCTGCGCAGACACAGATTATCGAACTTGAAGGATCAATGGTGGGTTGTGTAGCGTTGAAGCCCAAGTCTGAGGCATATCTATTGGAACATTTCTACATACATCCCGATTATCAAGGCCAGAGAATAGGAACTCAGGTACTGAACATGCTGCTGGAACAGGATGAAGTTCAGGGGAAACGTGTTATGTTAAATGTTTTGCAGGGAAGCCCTGCTCGGCGATTGTATGAACGATTTGGATTTATATTGGATAGTGAAGATGAGGTCGATGTGTTTATGTCGGTCCAATTGTCGGAATAG
- a CDS encoding EVE domain-containing protein encodes MKPYQDSRYWIGVVSASHVNVAVEGGFAQLCHGKSAMLRQMSPGDWMIYYSPRTEISTGKPLQAFTAIGQIIDNRVYQFQMSESFVPFRRDLRYLPCREVKIATLLDQLTFTRGNRNWGFPFRKGHFEIGAEDFMMIASAMLEDETQSLLDVSLNQTC; translated from the coding sequence ATGAAACCATATCAGGACAGCAGATATTGGATTGGTGTTGTATCTGCTTCTCATGTGAATGTAGCCGTAGAGGGAGGGTTTGCGCAGCTGTGCCATGGCAAGTCGGCAATGTTGAGACAGATGTCCCCAGGTGACTGGATGATATACTATTCTCCACGTACAGAGATATCAACAGGGAAGCCACTTCAGGCGTTTACCGCTATTGGTCAGATTATCGACAACAGGGTTTACCAATTTCAGATGTCGGAATCATTTGTACCCTTTCGCCGAGATCTCCGTTATCTTCCATGCCGAGAAGTGAAGATTGCAACCTTGTTAGACCAACTCACTTTTACACGCGGCAATCGGAATTGGGGATTTCCATTTCGCAAAGGCCATTTTGAGATTGGGGCTGAAGACTTCATGATGATAGCTTCCGCGATGTTGGAAGATGAGACACAATCACTACTGGATGTTAGCTTAAACCAGACATGTTAA
- a CDS encoding YafY family protein, with translation MNKTERQLAITLELQRRKMLRAEDLAAQFETSVRTIYRDIQALSEAGVPIMGAPGHGYSLMEGYFLPPVSFSAEEAVSLLMGADFIEQRLDTEYAMQAKSAQRKIEAILPESVLNESTRVRETMRTLHTLEPLTRVRVKTYLNQIRNAILEQRKISFMYMKKMPGADGNRYNMREVSPYGLSLVQENWVLIARCDLRQDIRHFRLSRMTELSELEEHFHLPPDFDLNSYRPPDDRNEHVFIRAKPEIADKIMEALHFYMDAFEEEEDGVIFHFRVRYPEEILHYLLGWGGDIEVLEPESLRFRMQEVAKNILKHY, from the coding sequence ATGAACAAAACGGAGCGGCAGCTTGCAATTACGCTTGAATTGCAGCGAAGAAAGATGTTAAGAGCAGAAGATTTAGCGGCTCAATTCGAGACAAGTGTACGTACGATATATCGAGATATCCAGGCATTAAGTGAAGCTGGCGTTCCGATCATGGGAGCCCCGGGTCATGGGTATTCCTTGATGGAAGGATATTTTCTGCCCCCGGTAAGCTTCAGCGCAGAAGAAGCGGTATCCCTGCTTATGGGAGCTGATTTTATTGAACAGAGATTGGATACGGAATACGCGATGCAGGCTAAATCGGCTCAACGGAAAATTGAAGCCATCTTACCTGAATCCGTTCTTAACGAGTCCACACGTGTCCGGGAAACGATGCGAACGCTTCATACGCTTGAACCCTTAACCCGAGTGAGGGTGAAGACATACCTTAACCAGATTCGTAACGCCATTTTGGAGCAACGTAAGATCAGCTTTATGTACATGAAAAAAATGCCGGGAGCGGATGGCAATCGGTATAACATGCGTGAGGTTTCACCCTATGGACTCTCGCTTGTCCAGGAGAATTGGGTATTGATCGCACGTTGTGATCTAAGGCAAGACATTCGTCATTTTCGTTTGTCACGTATGACTGAACTTTCAGAGCTGGAGGAGCACTTCCATTTGCCCCCTGATTTTGATCTAAACAGTTATCGACCTCCTGACGACCGTAACGAACACGTATTCATTCGGGCTAAACCTGAGATTGCTGACAAAATTATGGAGGCCCTTCATTTCTATATGGATGCATTTGAGGAGGAAGAGGATGGTGTGATTTTTCATTTTCGTGTCCGCTATCCGGAGGAAATATTGCATTATTTGCTTGGCTGGGGTGGGGATATCGAGGTCTTGGAGCCGGAATCTTTACGCTTTCGAATGCAGGAAGTCGCCAAAAACATCTTAAAACACTACTGA
- a CDS encoding DinB family protein, whose product MRSTTEALKSLETAVERYLAELNKLDMDSLHKKQSEEEWSIGQMYVHLIQSALFMHLHNVEQCLSSKDSALNSDEEKTELGRQVFELGQFPPIPVKVPASPQYTPQPPESKDSLINGLHMVVDRMRSTEPLVNQASVKNKTRHPRLGALNAKEWFLLIEMHYRHHFLQLDRLISNLEM is encoded by the coding sequence ATGAGAAGTACAACGGAAGCATTGAAATCATTGGAAACTGCAGTAGAACGATATTTGGCAGAACTGAACAAATTGGATATGGATAGCTTACATAAAAAACAGAGTGAGGAGGAATGGTCCATTGGACAGATGTATGTACATTTGATTCAATCAGCGCTTTTCATGCATCTTCATAATGTTGAGCAGTGTTTGAGCAGCAAGGATTCGGCGTTAAACTCGGATGAGGAAAAAACAGAATTAGGTAGGCAAGTGTTTGAATTAGGACAATTCCCTCCTATTCCCGTAAAGGTTCCTGCTTCCCCGCAGTACACCCCGCAACCACCCGAGAGCAAGGATTCGTTGATCAATGGTCTTCACATGGTCGTGGACCGGATGAGGAGTACAGAACCTCTTGTAAACCAAGCATCGGTAAAAAACAAAACACGCCATCCAAGGCTTGGCGCTCTAAACGCTAAGGAGTGGTTTTTATTGATAGAAATGCACTACAGACATCATTTTTTACAATTGGATCGATTGATATCGAATCTGGAGATGTAA